In Phacochoerus africanus isolate WHEZ1 chromosome 14, ROS_Pafr_v1, whole genome shotgun sequence, one genomic interval encodes:
- the LOC125113808 gene encoding keratin-associated protein 3-3, with protein MACCVARCCSVPTGPATTICSSDKFCRCGVCLPSTCPHTTWLLEPICCDNCPPPCHIPKPCVPTCFLLNSSQPTPGLETLNLTTYVQPGCGSEPCIPRCC; from the coding sequence ATGGCCTGCTGTGTTGCCCGATGCTGCAGCGTCCCCACCGGCCCCGCCACCACCATCTGCTCCTCTGACAAATTCTGCCGGTGTGGAGTCTGCCTGCCCAGCACCTGCCCCCACACGACTTGGCTATTGGAGCCAATCTGCTGTGACaactgccccccaccctgccacaTCCCTAAGCCCTGTGTGCCCACCTGCTTCCTGCTCAACTCCTCCCagcccacccctggcctggagacCCTCAATCTCACAACCTACGTTCAGCCCGGCTGCGGCAGCGAGCCCTGcatcccaagatgctgctga